From Drosophila nasuta strain 15112-1781.00 chromosome X, ASM2355853v1, whole genome shotgun sequence, one genomic window encodes:
- the LOC132795514 gene encoding rho GTPase-activating protein 190 isoform X2: protein MRQFNISVIGLSGTEKDRGQVGVGKSCLCNRFMRPMADDYFIDHISVLSQSDFSGRIVNNDHFLYWGEVRKTTDEGVEYNFNIIEQTEFMDDSTFQAFKVGKMDPYLKRCTATKVFSAEKLMYICKNQLGIEKEYEQKVMPDGRLSIDGFVVVFDVSPVPNRSVEKQVEFVQNAIANILKNKKPLVLVTTKNDDAYELYVREAEKISQRKDYKSTVQLIETSAHESINIDLAFLMLAQMIDKVKNRVKIISYQESAKSRKELLDIRSEAVTRLIRNQITDYHVLWSQGSKMLSQYREWNEFLNIFGHEAGQKLFRRHMKKLRDDHLNKKLHQYLDKFALALEYLLPDISALNISDDDAWECARNYLQNHIEFEQYFFECPQATWTELLDMDEAEDEARIPFDVLETNEAETVFRNYLNSVQQDKKKIGWKQQFKMLLEESGFVTPGKQLSEVRVLFMGRECFEALSEHDCQQIYDIHQDEIIEKSKQNFVELLLEHAQYFLQFKNVDIITQEDVRQITDVIQEDSRYKMLDRLDQERRVMLVQHLRFIHCPIRDHCPFFNNCVDNLIEEVLSDKSSAGNHKSSHAGGQVGGGGWKSTPGSGSDRTLNLLIVGSEHLASDLLNDIRICTGSKGEYIYENQTYYLNYRIANGDMEAFKAIDVYSSGLICVYSNQQSFETLKDNLERTLLCNLELEDKFENLPIVLVYQPQDLKENEVEYLRSEGMRLSEMLHCDFIDHTQNHQKYVYDILNIVILSLKLSEMKSYEPYPSSNHTDLRILVCIYCGDQYDIENIVQPLLAESSLVKANEHCIVVDVFIGDAKRRVEFILSSYHGTNQYRDELIHGYIYIYSAKRRSSLANLNILAAQNANIPLQIVAVTESGGVNAFFNNEICQFLITEGNALADRFKGSFMTFSADQYVKFAFYNPFLKTAWDNKYEVENLHVEESITLDSGEGTLENSVNQMPRPPPRHESYMLSNTLGTDGSGSENYEMLPTRSLNSLNEERDISLDEIYDDNNEKPKHLHQRFQIFPPPTTPPEPAPPDHQLITCTYKSQFVSASESSLEEITSDVSGSKDSLATHDAEWLEDKNDPRRSNMNKNSIWNNFSGSTHAYTTGRRHIDSNLNKIRPKGPSQTLKVGEAPSRNCAMSSSTFTLPTQQPGKLNMKNFQLVSDAVAKMNFTSSGSMGESYLGGVGGVGGDGIVGGDKDAKRYDHAQLDGEDEDSEELAEYEQIYENEDCTESDSCASSTERRVRQQNAYYKANKKAATTKKNKKKKVAIPVQTPRVPPFGSYVSPPEIPSHYQRMAAVAAAEKAEAVPDFMKSDKSPEYSMVPELTAAGIFGAENSPEFNMNAKCLKDFEKLEKRRIKEETARLRKQQEREKEQEKKLKRKLKQNAKGLTETTEAQFGKLMITSDKDEIPIFLIKCVEFIEKEGLDSEGIYRVPGSRAHVDMLFQRFEEDTNTVIDVLDIPVNAVATALKDFFSKRLPPLFSKDIIKELEEIAGSRGVGSSKLNVEVKTDRSCRLIALKSLLQKLPTINFAILKYIFQHFVHVSDNSKLNSMDSKNLAICWWPTLIPIDFTDMGHFEQLRPYLEDIVQTMIDQFPYLFCGKDAFVMV, encoded by the exons ATGCGTCAATTCAACATTTCGGTCATTGGACTATCCGGGACCGAAAAGGATCGCGGCCAGGTGGGCGTGGGCAAGTCATGTTTGTGCAACAGATTTATGCGGCCGATGGCCGACGATTACTTTATCGATCACATATCAGTGCTCAGCCAGAGCGATTTCAGCGGTCGCATCGTGAACAATGATCACTTTCTCTATTGGGGCGAGGTGCGCAAAACGACCGACGAAGGCGTCgaatacaatttcaatatcATTGAGCAGACCGAGTTCATGGACGATTCGACGTTCCAGGCCTTCAAAGTGGGCAAAATGGATCCATATCTGAAGCGTTGCACCGCCACCAAAGTCTTCTCCGCTGAGAAACTCATGTACATATGCAAAAATCAGCTGGGCATCGAAAAGGAATACGAACAGAAAGTGATGCCCGACGGTCGGCTGAGTATCGATGGCTTCGTCGTTGTCTTCGATGTGAGTCCCGTGCCCAATCGCAGTGTGGAGAAACAGGTCGAGTTTGTCCAGAATGCCATTGCGAACATATTGAAAAACAAGAAACCCCTTGTGCTGGTGACCACAAAGAACGATGATGCCTATGAGCTGTATGTGAGGGAGGCGGAGAAGATCAGTCAACGGAAGGATTACAAGAGTACGGTGCAATTGATTGAGACATCGGCGCACGAGAGCATCAACATTGATCTCGCATTTCTGATGCTTGCCCAAATGATCGATAAGGTGAAGAATCGCGTCAAGATCATTTCATATCAGGAATCGGCGAAATCACGCAAAGAACTCCTCGACATCCGATCGGAGGCGGTCACGCGGCTGATACGCAATCAAATTACCGATTATCATGTGCTGTGGTCGCAGGGCTCCAAGATGCTGTCGCAGTATCGCGAATGGAACGAGTTCCTCAACATTTTTGGACACGAGGCCGGTCAGAAGTTGTTCCGTCGCCACATGAAGAAGCTGCGCGACGATCATCTCAACAAGAAGCTGCATCAATATTTGGATAAGTTTGCATTGGCCCTCGAGTATCTGCTGCCCGATATCAGTGCGCTCAATATTAGCGATGATGATGCGTGGGAATGCGCTCGCAACTATCTGCAGAATCACATTGAGTTTGAGCAGTATTTCTTCGAGTGTCCGCAGGCCACATGGACCGAGCTATTGGACATGGATGAGGCTGAGGATGAGGCGCGTATACCATTCGATGTCCTCGAGACGAACGAGGCCGAGACCGTCTTCCGCAACTACTTGAACTCGGTGCAGCAGGACAAGAAGAAGATCGG CTGGAAGCAACAGTTCAAGATGCTGCTGGAGGAGTCCGGTTTCGTGACGCCCGGAAAGCAGCTGTCGGAGGTTCGGGTGCTGTTCATGGGTCGTGAGTGCTTCGAGGCGCTGTCGGAGCACGATTGTCAACAGATCTACGATATCCATCAGGACGAGATCATTGAGAAGAGCAAACAGAATTTCgttgagctgctgctggagcaTGCGCAATATTTTCTGCAGTTCAAGAACGTTGATATCATCACGCAAGAGGATGTCCGGCAAATCACGGATGTGATACAGGAGGATTCGCGTTACAAGATGCTCGATCGCTTGGATCAGGAGCGACGAGTGATGCTGGTGCAGCATTTGCGCTTCATCCATTGCCCCATCCGTGATCATTGTCCGTTCTTCAACAATTGCGTTGATAACTTGATCGAAGAGGTGCTCTCCGACAAATCCTCAGCTGGCAATCACAAGTCGTCACATGCTGGGGGACAAGTTGGCGGCGGAGGTTGGAAATCGACGCCTGGAAGTGGCAGCGATCGAACATTGAATCTGCTGATCGTGGGCTCGGAGCATTTGGCCAGCGATCTGCTCAACGATATACGTATCTGCACGGGCAGCAAGGGCGAATACATCTACGAGAATCAAACATATTATCTCAACTATCGCATTGCCAACGGCGACATGGAGGCCTTCAAGGCCATCGACGTCTATTCGAGTG GTCTGATTTGTGTGTACTCCAATCAGCAATCGTTTGAGACGCTCAAGGACAACTTGGAGCGCACTTTGCTCTGCAATCTCGAGCTGGAGGATAAGTTTGAGAATCTACCGATTGTGTTGGTCTATCAGCCGCAGGATCTCAAGGAGAACGAAGTCGAGTATTTGCGCAGCGAGGGAATGCGTCTATCGGAAATGTTGCACTGCGATTTCATTGATCATACGCAAAATCATCAGAAATACGTCTACGATATACTCAACATTGTCATTCTATCGCTCAAATTGAGCGAAATGAAAAGCTACGAGCCATATCCATCGTCCAATCACACCGATCTCCGAATTTTGGTTTGCATCTACTGCGGCGATCAGTATGACATCGAGAACATTGTCCAGCCATTGTTGGCCGAGTCCAGCTTGGTCAAGGCCAACGAGCATTGCATCGTTGTCGATGTCTTCATTGGCGATGCGAAGCGACGCGTTGAGTTTATCTTGTCATCGTATCATGGCACCAATCAGTATCGCGATGAGCTCATCCACGGCTATATTTACATCTATTCGGCCAAACGACGCTCCTCGCTGGCCAACCTCAA CATTTTGGCAGCACAGAATGCCAACATTCCATTGCAAATTGTGGCGGTAACGGAGAGCGGCGGCGTTAATGCGTTCTTCAATAATGAGATTTGCCAGTTTCTCATCACCGAGGGCAATGCGTTGGCCGATCGCTTCAAGGGCAGCTTCATGACCTTCTCCGCCGATCAGTATGTGAAGT TTGCCTTTTATAATCCATTCCTGAAGACGGCCTGGGACAACAAATACGAGGTGGAGAATCTGCATGTGGAGGAGTCAATTACTTTAGATTCGGGCGAAGGCACGCTTGAGAATTCAGTTAATCAAATGCCACGTCCGCCACCGAGACACGAAAGCTATATGCTATCCAATACACTTGGTACCGATGGTTCCGGCAGTGAGAATTACGAAATGCTTCCTACAAGATCTCTCAACTCATTAAATG aagAAAGAGATATATCTTTAGATGAAATCTATGAtgacaacaacgaaaaaccCAAGCACCTGCATCAAA GATTCCAGATATTCCCTCCTCCAACAACTCCTCCAGAGCCAGCCCCTCCAGATCATCAGCTCATTACATGCACATATAAGAGTCAATTCGTTTCGGCTTCAGAATCAAGTTTGGAAGAAATAACAT CGGATGTCAGCGGGTCGAAGGATTCATTGGCCACCCATGATGCAG AATGGCTCGAGGATAAGAACGATCCGCGTCGCAGCAACATGAACAAGAACTCGATATGGAATAATTTCAGCGGATCGACGCATGCTTATACCACAGGGAGGCGGCACATTGATTCCAATTTGAATAAGATACGGCCCAAGGGACCGAGCCAAACGCTGAAGGTGGGTGAAGCGCCCAGTCGAAACTGTGCCATGAGCTCCTCAACTTTCACGCTACCCACACAGCAACCGGGCAAGCTGAACATGAAAAACTTTCAGCTGGTCAGCGATGCCGTCGCCAAAATGAATTTCaccagcagcggcagcatgGGTGAATCCTATTTGGGTGGCGTTGGCGGTGTCGGAGGCGATGGTATTGTTGGCGGCGATAAGGATGCCAAGCGCTATGATCACGCTCAGCTCGATGGCGAGGACGAGGACTCCGAGGAGCTGGCCGAGTATGAACAAATCTACGAAAACGAAG ACTGCACTGAGTCGGATAGCTGCGCCAGCTCGACGGAGCGTCGGGTGCGACAACAGAACGCCTACTACAAGGCCAACAAGAAGGCTGCTACTACCaagaagaacaaaaagaagaaggtCGCCATTCCGGTGCAAACGCCACGCGTTCCTCCCTTTGGATCCTACGTCAGTCCCCCGGAGATACCGTCGCACTATCAGCGCATGGCCGCCGTTGCCGCTGCAG AAAAAGCTGAGGCTGTGCCCGACTTCATGAAGAGCGACAAATCGCCCGAG TATTCCATGGTGCCCGAGTTAACGGCAGCGGGTATTTTTGGTGCGGAGAATTCGCCCGAGTTCAATATGAATGCCAAATGCTTGAAGGACTTTGAGAAGCTAGAGAAGCGACGCATCAAGGAGGAGACAGCACGATTGCGCAAGCAACAGGAGCGTGAAAAGGAGCAGGAAAAGAAGCTGAAGCGTAAGCTCAAACAAAATGCCAAGGGTCTGACCGAGACAACCGAGGCACAATTTGGCAAACTGATGATCACATCCGACAAGGACGAGATTCCCATTTTCCTCATCAAGTGCGTGGAGTTCATCGAGAAGGAAGGTCTCGATTCTGAGGGCATTTATCGTGTTCCCGGCAGTAGAGCTCACGTCGACATGCTTTTCCAGCGCTTCGAAGAGG ATACCAACACGGTGATTGATGTGCTCGATATTCCAGTGAATGCTGTGGCCACGGCGCTCAAAGATTTCTTCTCGAAACGCTTGCCGCCGCTGTTCAGCAAGGACATCATCAAGGAGCTCGAAGAAATTGCGG GCTCTCGTGGCGTCGGCTCATCCAAGCTGAATGTTGAGGTTAAAACCGATCGCAGTTGCCGTTTGATAGCTTTAAAGTCCTTGCTGCAGAAATTACCAACCATCAACTTTGCCATACTCAAATACATATTCCAGCACTTTGTGCA TGTCTCGGATAACTCAAAGCTGAACAGCATGGACAGCAAGAATCTGGCCATTTGCTGGTGGCCCACCTTGATACCCATCGACTTCACCGACATGGGACACTTTGAGCAGCTGCGGCCCTATCTCGAGGACATTGTCCAGACGATGATTGATCAATTCCCGTATCTCTTTTGCGGCAAGGATGCCTTTGTCATGGTCTAG
- the LOC132795514 gene encoding rho GTPase-activating protein 190 isoform X3, whose product MRQFNISVIGLSGTEKDRGQVGVGKSCLCNRFMRPMADDYFIDHISVLSQSDFSGRIVNNDHFLYWGEVRKTTDEGVEYNFNIIEQTEFMDDSTFQAFKVGKMDPYLKRCTATKVFSAEKLMYICKNQLGIEKEYEQKVMPDGRLSIDGFVVVFDVSPVPNRSVEKQVEFVQNAIANILKNKKPLVLVTTKNDDAYELYVREAEKISQRKDYKSTVQLIETSAHESINIDLAFLMLAQMIDKVKNRVKIISYQESAKSRKELLDIRSEAVTRLIRNQITDYHVLWSQGSKMLSQYREWNEFLNIFGHEAGQKLFRRHMKKLRDDHLNKKLHQYLDKFALALEYLLPDISALNISDDDAWECARNYLQNHIEFEQYFFECPQATWTELLDMDEAEDEARIPFDVLETNEAETVFRNYLNSVQQDKKKIGWKQQFKMLLEESGFVTPGKQLSEVRVLFMGRECFEALSEHDCQQIYDIHQDEIIEKSKQNFVELLLEHAQYFLQFKNVDIITQEDVRQITDVIQEDSRYKMLDRLDQERRVMLVQHLRFIHCPIRDHCPFFNNCVDNLIEEVLSDKSSAGNHKSSHAGGQVGGGGWKSTPGSGSDRTLNLLIVGSEHLASDLLNDIRICTGSKGEYIYENQTYYLNYRIANGDMEAFKAIDVYSSGLICVYSNQQSFETLKDNLERTLLCNLELEDKFENLPIVLVYQPQDLKENEVEYLRSEGMRLSEMLHCDFIDHTQNHQKYVYDILNIVILSLKLSEMKSYEPYPSSNHTDLRILVCIYCGDQYDIENIVQPLLAESSLVKANEHCIVVDVFIGDAKRRVEFILSSYHGTNQYRDELIHGYIYIYSAKRRSSLANLNILAAQNANIPLQIVAVTESGGVNAFFNNEICQFLITEGNALADRFKGSFMTFSADQYVKFAFYNPFLKTAWDNKYEVENLHVEESITLDSGEGTLENSVNQMPRPPPRHESYMLSNTLGTDGSGSENYEMLPTRSLNSLNEERDISLDEIYDDNNEKPKHLHQTDVSGSKDSLATHDAEWLEDKNDPRRSNMNKNSIWNNFSGSTHAYTTGRRHIDSNLNKIRPKGPSQTLKVGEAPSRNCAMSSSTFTLPTQQPGKLNMKNFQLVSDAVAKMNFTSSGSMGESYLGGVGGVGGDGIVGGDKDAKRYDHAQLDGEDEDSEELAEYEQIYENEDCTESDSCASSTERRVRQQNAYYKANKKAATTKKNKKKKVAIPVQTPRVPPFGSYVSPPEIPSHYQRMAAVAAAGEKKKAEAVPDFMKSDKSPEYSMVPELTAAGIFGAENSPEFNMNAKCLKDFEKLEKRRIKEETARLRKQQEREKEQEKKLKRKLKQNAKGLTETTEAQFGKLMITSDKDEIPIFLIKCVEFIEKEGLDSEGIYRVPGSRAHVDMLFQRFEEDTNTVIDVLDIPVNAVATALKDFFSKRLPPLFSKDIIKELEEIAGSRGVGSSKLNVEVKTDRSCRLIALKSLLQKLPTINFAILKYIFQHFVHVSDNSKLNSMDSKNLAICWWPTLIPIDFTDMGHFEQLRPYLEDIVQTMIDQFPYLFCGKDAFVMV is encoded by the exons ATGCGTCAATTCAACATTTCGGTCATTGGACTATCCGGGACCGAAAAGGATCGCGGCCAGGTGGGCGTGGGCAAGTCATGTTTGTGCAACAGATTTATGCGGCCGATGGCCGACGATTACTTTATCGATCACATATCAGTGCTCAGCCAGAGCGATTTCAGCGGTCGCATCGTGAACAATGATCACTTTCTCTATTGGGGCGAGGTGCGCAAAACGACCGACGAAGGCGTCgaatacaatttcaatatcATTGAGCAGACCGAGTTCATGGACGATTCGACGTTCCAGGCCTTCAAAGTGGGCAAAATGGATCCATATCTGAAGCGTTGCACCGCCACCAAAGTCTTCTCCGCTGAGAAACTCATGTACATATGCAAAAATCAGCTGGGCATCGAAAAGGAATACGAACAGAAAGTGATGCCCGACGGTCGGCTGAGTATCGATGGCTTCGTCGTTGTCTTCGATGTGAGTCCCGTGCCCAATCGCAGTGTGGAGAAACAGGTCGAGTTTGTCCAGAATGCCATTGCGAACATATTGAAAAACAAGAAACCCCTTGTGCTGGTGACCACAAAGAACGATGATGCCTATGAGCTGTATGTGAGGGAGGCGGAGAAGATCAGTCAACGGAAGGATTACAAGAGTACGGTGCAATTGATTGAGACATCGGCGCACGAGAGCATCAACATTGATCTCGCATTTCTGATGCTTGCCCAAATGATCGATAAGGTGAAGAATCGCGTCAAGATCATTTCATATCAGGAATCGGCGAAATCACGCAAAGAACTCCTCGACATCCGATCGGAGGCGGTCACGCGGCTGATACGCAATCAAATTACCGATTATCATGTGCTGTGGTCGCAGGGCTCCAAGATGCTGTCGCAGTATCGCGAATGGAACGAGTTCCTCAACATTTTTGGACACGAGGCCGGTCAGAAGTTGTTCCGTCGCCACATGAAGAAGCTGCGCGACGATCATCTCAACAAGAAGCTGCATCAATATTTGGATAAGTTTGCATTGGCCCTCGAGTATCTGCTGCCCGATATCAGTGCGCTCAATATTAGCGATGATGATGCGTGGGAATGCGCTCGCAACTATCTGCAGAATCACATTGAGTTTGAGCAGTATTTCTTCGAGTGTCCGCAGGCCACATGGACCGAGCTATTGGACATGGATGAGGCTGAGGATGAGGCGCGTATACCATTCGATGTCCTCGAGACGAACGAGGCCGAGACCGTCTTCCGCAACTACTTGAACTCGGTGCAGCAGGACAAGAAGAAGATCGG CTGGAAGCAACAGTTCAAGATGCTGCTGGAGGAGTCCGGTTTCGTGACGCCCGGAAAGCAGCTGTCGGAGGTTCGGGTGCTGTTCATGGGTCGTGAGTGCTTCGAGGCGCTGTCGGAGCACGATTGTCAACAGATCTACGATATCCATCAGGACGAGATCATTGAGAAGAGCAAACAGAATTTCgttgagctgctgctggagcaTGCGCAATATTTTCTGCAGTTCAAGAACGTTGATATCATCACGCAAGAGGATGTCCGGCAAATCACGGATGTGATACAGGAGGATTCGCGTTACAAGATGCTCGATCGCTTGGATCAGGAGCGACGAGTGATGCTGGTGCAGCATTTGCGCTTCATCCATTGCCCCATCCGTGATCATTGTCCGTTCTTCAACAATTGCGTTGATAACTTGATCGAAGAGGTGCTCTCCGACAAATCCTCAGCTGGCAATCACAAGTCGTCACATGCTGGGGGACAAGTTGGCGGCGGAGGTTGGAAATCGACGCCTGGAAGTGGCAGCGATCGAACATTGAATCTGCTGATCGTGGGCTCGGAGCATTTGGCCAGCGATCTGCTCAACGATATACGTATCTGCACGGGCAGCAAGGGCGAATACATCTACGAGAATCAAACATATTATCTCAACTATCGCATTGCCAACGGCGACATGGAGGCCTTCAAGGCCATCGACGTCTATTCGAGTG GTCTGATTTGTGTGTACTCCAATCAGCAATCGTTTGAGACGCTCAAGGACAACTTGGAGCGCACTTTGCTCTGCAATCTCGAGCTGGAGGATAAGTTTGAGAATCTACCGATTGTGTTGGTCTATCAGCCGCAGGATCTCAAGGAGAACGAAGTCGAGTATTTGCGCAGCGAGGGAATGCGTCTATCGGAAATGTTGCACTGCGATTTCATTGATCATACGCAAAATCATCAGAAATACGTCTACGATATACTCAACATTGTCATTCTATCGCTCAAATTGAGCGAAATGAAAAGCTACGAGCCATATCCATCGTCCAATCACACCGATCTCCGAATTTTGGTTTGCATCTACTGCGGCGATCAGTATGACATCGAGAACATTGTCCAGCCATTGTTGGCCGAGTCCAGCTTGGTCAAGGCCAACGAGCATTGCATCGTTGTCGATGTCTTCATTGGCGATGCGAAGCGACGCGTTGAGTTTATCTTGTCATCGTATCATGGCACCAATCAGTATCGCGATGAGCTCATCCACGGCTATATTTACATCTATTCGGCCAAACGACGCTCCTCGCTGGCCAACCTCAA CATTTTGGCAGCACAGAATGCCAACATTCCATTGCAAATTGTGGCGGTAACGGAGAGCGGCGGCGTTAATGCGTTCTTCAATAATGAGATTTGCCAGTTTCTCATCACCGAGGGCAATGCGTTGGCCGATCGCTTCAAGGGCAGCTTCATGACCTTCTCCGCCGATCAGTATGTGAAGT TTGCCTTTTATAATCCATTCCTGAAGACGGCCTGGGACAACAAATACGAGGTGGAGAATCTGCATGTGGAGGAGTCAATTACTTTAGATTCGGGCGAAGGCACGCTTGAGAATTCAGTTAATCAAATGCCACGTCCGCCACCGAGACACGAAAGCTATATGCTATCCAATACACTTGGTACCGATGGTTCCGGCAGTGAGAATTACGAAATGCTTCCTACAAGATCTCTCAACTCATTAAATG aagAAAGAGATATATCTTTAGATGAAATCTATGAtgacaacaacgaaaaaccCAAGCACCTGCATCAAA CGGATGTCAGCGGGTCGAAGGATTCATTGGCCACCCATGATGCAG AATGGCTCGAGGATAAGAACGATCCGCGTCGCAGCAACATGAACAAGAACTCGATATGGAATAATTTCAGCGGATCGACGCATGCTTATACCACAGGGAGGCGGCACATTGATTCCAATTTGAATAAGATACGGCCCAAGGGACCGAGCCAAACGCTGAAGGTGGGTGAAGCGCCCAGTCGAAACTGTGCCATGAGCTCCTCAACTTTCACGCTACCCACACAGCAACCGGGCAAGCTGAACATGAAAAACTTTCAGCTGGTCAGCGATGCCGTCGCCAAAATGAATTTCaccagcagcggcagcatgGGTGAATCCTATTTGGGTGGCGTTGGCGGTGTCGGAGGCGATGGTATTGTTGGCGGCGATAAGGATGCCAAGCGCTATGATCACGCTCAGCTCGATGGCGAGGACGAGGACTCCGAGGAGCTGGCCGAGTATGAACAAATCTACGAAAACGAAG ACTGCACTGAGTCGGATAGCTGCGCCAGCTCGACGGAGCGTCGGGTGCGACAACAGAACGCCTACTACAAGGCCAACAAGAAGGCTGCTACTACCaagaagaacaaaaagaagaaggtCGCCATTCCGGTGCAAACGCCACGCGTTCCTCCCTTTGGATCCTACGTCAGTCCCCCGGAGATACCGTCGCACTATCAGCGCATGGCCGCCGTTGCCGCTGCAGGTGAGAAGA AAAAAGCTGAGGCTGTGCCCGACTTCATGAAGAGCGACAAATCGCCCGAG TATTCCATGGTGCCCGAGTTAACGGCAGCGGGTATTTTTGGTGCGGAGAATTCGCCCGAGTTCAATATGAATGCCAAATGCTTGAAGGACTTTGAGAAGCTAGAGAAGCGACGCATCAAGGAGGAGACAGCACGATTGCGCAAGCAACAGGAGCGTGAAAAGGAGCAGGAAAAGAAGCTGAAGCGTAAGCTCAAACAAAATGCCAAGGGTCTGACCGAGACAACCGAGGCACAATTTGGCAAACTGATGATCACATCCGACAAGGACGAGATTCCCATTTTCCTCATCAAGTGCGTGGAGTTCATCGAGAAGGAAGGTCTCGATTCTGAGGGCATTTATCGTGTTCCCGGCAGTAGAGCTCACGTCGACATGCTTTTCCAGCGCTTCGAAGAGG ATACCAACACGGTGATTGATGTGCTCGATATTCCAGTGAATGCTGTGGCCACGGCGCTCAAAGATTTCTTCTCGAAACGCTTGCCGCCGCTGTTCAGCAAGGACATCATCAAGGAGCTCGAAGAAATTGCGG GCTCTCGTGGCGTCGGCTCATCCAAGCTGAATGTTGAGGTTAAAACCGATCGCAGTTGCCGTTTGATAGCTTTAAAGTCCTTGCTGCAGAAATTACCAACCATCAACTTTGCCATACTCAAATACATATTCCAGCACTTTGTGCA TGTCTCGGATAACTCAAAGCTGAACAGCATGGACAGCAAGAATCTGGCCATTTGCTGGTGGCCCACCTTGATACCCATCGACTTCACCGACATGGGACACTTTGAGCAGCTGCGGCCCTATCTCGAGGACATTGTCCAGACGATGATTGATCAATTCCCGTATCTCTTTTGCGGCAAGGATGCCTTTGTCATGGTCTAG